The following coding sequences are from one Arcobacter nitrofigilis DSM 7299 window:
- a CDS encoding transglutaminase-like domain-containing protein: protein MAKGLSSDEEIAHKCFTFVRDEIKHSSDFKLNPVTCKASDVLKYATGYCYAKSHLLAALLRANKIPTGLCYQRLTITDTPPFCLHGLNAVYLKKYGWYRIDARGNKEGVSAQFCPPLEKLAFPIVTLGEVDFPEIYSEPLPIIIKSLTNGKDYQDVANNLPDLEVIKEVF from the coding sequence TTGGCTAAGGGCTTATCTTCTGATGAAGAGATTGCCCATAAATGTTTTACTTTTGTGCGTGATGAGATAAAGCATAGTTCAGATTTCAAACTTAATCCAGTGACATGTAAAGCTTCAGATGTACTTAAATATGCTACTGGATATTGTTATGCAAAAAGTCATTTATTGGCAGCACTTCTACGGGCAAATAAAATTCCTACTGGCTTATGTTATCAACGTTTAACTATTACTGATACTCCTCCTTTTTGTCTTCATGGATTAAATGCAGTTTATCTAAAAAAATATGGCTGGTATCGGATTGATGCTAGAGGTAATAAAGAAGGTGTCTCTGCACAATTTTGTCCACCTTTGGAAAAACTAGCTTTTCCAATAGTTACTTTGGGTGAGGTTGATTTTCCTGAAATATATTCAGAACCTTTACCAATAATAATAAAATCATTAACGAATGGAAAAGATTACCAAGATGTGGCTAATAACTTACCAGATTTAGAAGTAATTAAAGAAGTTTTTTAA
- a CDS encoding GlsB/YeaQ/YmgE family stress response membrane protein, whose amino-acid sequence MNIIVFLLIGAIAGWLAGKIMNGGGFGLIGNIVIGIVGAVVGGFVFAFVGLSAGGFIGSIIMSTIGAVVLLYIVKIIKKV is encoded by the coding sequence ATGAATATAATAGTATTTTTATTAATAGGTGCAATTGCAGGTTGGTTAGCAGGTAAAATAATGAATGGTGGTGGCTTTGGGCTTATCGGTAATATTGTTATTGGTATTGTTGGTGCTGTTGTTGGTGGTTTTGTATTTGCCTTTGTTGGACTAAGTGCAGGTGGCTTTATTGGCTCAATTATAATGTCTACAATAGGCGCTGTGGTATTATTATATATTGTAAAAATAATCAAAAAGGTTTAA
- the trxA gene encoding thioredoxin gives MAKYLELDQTNIEDTVKEGVSLVDFWAPWCGPCRMIAPVIEQLAEEFEGKAKICKVNTEVEQDLTVKYEIRSIPTILFFKDGEIVDQLIGTTTKGALEEKINKYL, from the coding sequence ATGGCAAAATATTTAGAATTAGATCAAACTAATATAGAAGATACAGTAAAAGAGGGTGTGTCATTAGTTGACTTTTGGGCACCATGGTGCGGACCTTGTAGAATGATTGCTCCTGTTATTGAACAGTTGGCTGAAGAGTTTGAAGGAAAAGCAAAAATATGTAAAGTAAATACAGAAGTTGAACAAGATTTAACTGTAAAATATGAAATAAGATCAATACCTACTATTCTTTTTTTCAAAGATGGTGAAATAGTTGACCAATTAATTGGAACAACTACAAAAGGTGCTCTTGAAGAAAAAATAAATAAATATTTATAA
- a CDS encoding peroxiredoxin, whose protein sequence is MIVTKKAPDFTATAVTADGQIVEDFNLYENIGEKGAVLFFWPLDFTFVCPSEIIAFSKRVDDFEERGIQVIGCSIDSEFAHFAWRETKVEEGGIGRVKFPMVADITKQIAKDYDVLFNESVALRGSFLIDKDGTVRHAVINDLPLGRNIDEMVRMVDTMIFTNENGEVCPAGWNKGDEGMKANKEGVAEYLGKNESKL, encoded by the coding sequence ATGATAGTAACAAAAAAAGCTCCAGACTTCACAGCAACAGCTGTAACAGCAGATGGTCAAATCGTAGAGGATTTTAATTTATATGAAAATATTGGTGAAAAAGGTGCAGTATTATTTTTCTGGCCTTTAGATTTTACATTTGTTTGTCCATCAGAGATTATTGCTTTTTCAAAAAGAGTAGATGATTTTGAAGAGAGAGGTATACAAGTTATAGGTTGTTCAATTGATTCAGAGTTTGCTCACTTTGCTTGGAGAGAGACAAAAGTAGAAGAGGGTGGAATTGGAAGAGTTAAATTCCCAATGGTTGCAGATATTACAAAACAAATTGCAAAAGATTATGATGTATTATTTAATGAATCTGTAGCACTTAGAGGATCATTTTTAATTGATAAAGATGGAACAGTAAGACATGCAGTAATCAATGATTTACCACTAGGAAGAAACATTGATGAAATGGTTAGAATGGTAGATACAATGATATTTACAAATGAAAATGGTGAAGTTTGTCCAGCAGGATGGAACAAAGGTGATGAAGGTATGAAAGCAAATAAGGAAGGTGTTGCTGAATACTTAGGAAAAAATGAAAGTAAATTATAG
- a CDS encoding pentapeptide repeat-containing protein: MTNTNEKNIAMFKTNDYWEEEFIEYDDKNFDSIYFDNCTFIKCDFSKSLMQGCKFTECTFISCDLSLSVLKNCVFNYVTFENSKLLGISWSSCEEPFNVEFDSCNISQNSFHLLDLRQIKFVNSLIKDSGFEECNLEKALFKTCDLEQSVFIKNNLQKANFETSKNYLIDPKQNDIKNAIFSLPEALSFLTLLPIKIK, encoded by the coding sequence ATGACAAATACAAATGAAAAGAATATAGCTATGTTTAAAACAAATGATTATTGGGAAGAAGAGTTTATTGAGTATGATGATAAAAACTTTGATTCTATCTATTTTGATAATTGCACTTTTATAAAATGTGATTTTTCTAAAAGTCTTATGCAAGGCTGTAAGTTTACTGAGTGCACTTTTATATCTTGTGATTTATCTTTGAGTGTCTTGAAAAATTGTGTATTTAATTATGTGACTTTTGAGAACTCAAAACTTCTTGGAATATCTTGGAGTTCTTGTGAAGAGCCTTTTAATGTTGAATTTGATTCTTGTAATATCTCACAAAACTCTTTTCATCTTTTGGATTTGAGACAAATTAAATTTGTTAATTCACTTATTAAAGATAGTGGTTTTGAAGAGTGCAACCTTGAAAAAGCACTTTTCAAAACTTGTGATTTAGAACAATCTGTATTTATAAAAAACAACCTACAAAAAGCCAATTTTGAAACTTCAAAAAACTATTTAATTGACCCAAAACAAAACGATATAAAAAATGCTATATTTTCTCTTCCTGAGGCTTTGAGTTTTTTAACTCTTCTTCCAATAAAAATAAAATAG